A genomic segment from Mustelus asterias unplaced genomic scaffold, sMusAst1.hap1.1 HAP1_SCAFFOLD_97, whole genome shotgun sequence encodes:
- the LOC144484276 gene encoding avidin-like, with protein sequence MWLRFLQLAVALSLCLTNTAQAMSLSGCWDNDLGSNMTMIVSDSGVISGAYWSKVSSTGQMAKGVMIGYQQDLKRPTFGFVVKWKIDSITVWTGQYEKIAAKEHLKTVWLLRQNVNASDNWKATSIGMDLFTRRYAECELTDIWSEPGDVELEAGSTTETSGSERD encoded by the exons ATGTGGCTCCGGTTCTTGCAACTGGCTGTTGCACTATCATTGTGCTTAACGAATACAGCACAG GCGATGTCGCTGAGCGGCTGTTGGGATAATGATCTTGGATCGAACATGACGATGATCGTGAGCGACTCGGGGGTTATCAGTGGTGCCTATTGGTCGAAGGTGTCAAGCACCGGACAGATGGCGAAGGGAGTCATGATTGGATATCAGCAGGATCTCAAGCGGCCAACCTTCGGATTTGTGGTCAAATGGAAGATTG ATAGCATCACGGTTTGGACGGGGCAGTACGAGAAGATAGCAGCTAAAGAGCATTTGAAGACTGTGTGGCTACTCCGGCAAAACGTGAATGCAAGTGACAACTGGAAAGCTACCAG TATTGGGATGGACCTGTTCACTCGCCGCTATGCGGAGTGCGAACTCACTGACATCTGGTCAGAACCTGGAGACGTGGAATTGGAGGCTGGATCCACCACCGAGACCAGTGGGTCTGAACGCGACTGA